In the genome of Desulfuromonas sp. DDH964, one region contains:
- a CDS encoding sodium/solute symporter gives MIYHTSPLAIGLFFCFVAFVLGLSFYLARRTTSSAGYYAAGGNIHWFTNGIAFAGDYLSAASFLGICGMIATAGFDGWMYAIGYLAGWMVALFLVAEPMKRLGKYTFTDALDSKFNSKGIQLMAAISTLCVSVFYLIPQMVGAGVLVKPLLGMPHWVGVCIVGVVVTIIVATAGMASTTYVQFFKGALLLIVSTVVVVALLTRGLSTDPKGWGDREVHHFQTLNAQVNADGLLQAGAYSSAAGWQQNDFGKANLVRMSNNGAESIWHFASNSDGSYTLDETLFVETKADGTKLYNGAEKGEGKFFPVGHIKELKIDGESVAQTGAVGPFAFLSAVKNSTIVLWGKKYVIDGGTKYEIFYQKPTAGARILRPGLKFKVDNASGTEKFNFISLMLALFCGTAALPHILIRYYTVPSQAAARKSTIVAIAAIGFFYVLTLFLGVGAMTNGVINLTDNNMSAPLLALSFGVILFAVISSLAFATVLGTVSGLIVAASGAVAHDLMDNFLGLHMTDAGKVKAGKIAAVVVGLIAIYLGIVFEGMNVSFLVGWAFAVAASANLPAILMLLFWKKTTAKGVAASIFVGLTSALGLILISPDMWVRYGLLPADAPIQINSPAAISIPLSFLALVIVSLLTQKDAVVDSVSEVAGA, from the coding sequence ATGATCTACCATACTTCTCCGCTGGCCATCGGCCTCTTTTTCTGTTTCGTCGCCTTCGTCCTCGGCCTCTCCTTCTACCTGGCACGCCGCACAACCTCCTCGGCCGGCTACTACGCCGCCGGCGGCAACATCCACTGGTTCACCAACGGCATCGCCTTCGCCGGAGACTACCTCTCGGCCGCCTCCTTCCTCGGCATCTGCGGCATGATCGCCACCGCCGGCTTCGATGGCTGGATGTACGCCATCGGCTACCTCGCTGGCTGGATGGTCGCCCTGTTTCTGGTCGCCGAGCCGATGAAGCGCCTTGGCAAGTACACCTTCACCGACGCCCTCGACTCCAAGTTCAACTCCAAGGGGATCCAGCTGATGGCGGCGATCTCCACCCTCTGCGTCTCGGTCTTCTACCTGATCCCGCAGATGGTCGGCGCCGGCGTGCTGGTCAAGCCGCTCCTCGGCATGCCGCACTGGGTCGGCGTCTGCATCGTCGGCGTCGTCGTAACGATCATCGTCGCCACTGCCGGCATGGCCTCCACCACCTACGTCCAGTTCTTCAAGGGGGCCCTGCTCCTCATCGTCTCCACCGTGGTGGTCGTCGCCCTGCTGACCCGCGGTCTCTCCACCGATCCCAAGGGCTGGGGCGACCGTGAAGTCCATCATTTCCAGACCCTGAACGCCCAGGTAAACGCCGACGGCCTGCTCCAGGCCGGCGCCTACAGCTCTGCCGCCGGCTGGCAGCAGAACGATTTCGGCAAGGCCAACCTGGTGCGGATGAGCAACAACGGCGCCGAGTCGATCTGGCATTTCGCCAGCAACAGTGACGGCAGCTACACCCTCGATGAAACCCTCTTCGTCGAGACCAAAGCCGACGGCACCAAGCTCTACAACGGTGCCGAGAAGGGCGAAGGGAAGTTCTTCCCGGTCGGCCATATCAAGGAGCTCAAGATCGACGGCGAGTCGGTGGCGCAGACCGGGGCGGTCGGGCCCTTTGCCTTCCTCTCGGCGGTCAAGAACTCGACCATCGTCCTCTGGGGCAAGAAGTACGTCATCGACGGCGGCACCAAGTACGAGATCTTCTACCAGAAGCCGACCGCCGGCGCCCGCATCCTGCGCCCGGGCCTGAAGTTCAAGGTCGACAACGCCTCCGGAACCGAGAAGTTCAACTTCATCTCGCTGATGCTCGCCCTCTTCTGCGGTACCGCGGCGCTCCCCCACATCCTGATCCGCTACTACACCGTGCCGAGCCAGGCGGCGGCGCGCAAGTCGACCATCGTCGCTATCGCCGCCATCGGCTTCTTCTACGTGTTGACCCTCTTCCTCGGCGTCGGCGCCATGACCAACGGCGTCATCAACCTCACCGACAACAACATGAGTGCGCCCCTTTTGGCCCTCTCCTTCGGCGTGATTCTCTTCGCGGTGATTTCGTCGCTCGCCTTCGCCACCGTACTCGGCACCGTCTCGGGCCTGATCGTCGCGGCGAGCGGCGCCGTCGCCCATGACCTGATGGACAACTTCCTCGGCCTGCACATGACCGACGCCGGCAAGGTCAAGGCAGGCAAGATCGCCGCCGTCGTCGTCGGTCTTATCGCCATCTACCTCGGAATCGTCTTCGAGGGGATGAACGTCTCCTTCCTCGTCGGCTGGGCCTTCGCCGTGGCGGCTTCCGCCAACCTGCCGGCGATCCTGATGCTGCTGTTCTGGAAGAAGACCACCGCCAAGGGGGTGGCCGCCTCGATCTTCGTCGGCCTGACTTCGGCCCTCGGCCTGATCCTGATCTCCCCCGACATGTGGGTACGCTATGGCCTGCTCCCGGCCGATGCGCCGATCCAGATCAACAGCCCGGCGGCAATCTCGATTCCGCTCTCCTTCCTCGCCCTGGTCATCGTCTCGCTGCTGACCCAGAAGGACGCAGTCGTCGACAGTGTCAGCGAAGTCGCCGGCGCCTGA
- a CDS encoding DUF485 domain-containing protein, which produces MGHGPAVKLGKDNASSYKTRLGIWMFIAYTLVYAGFVVINATRPHLMEEIVFGQTLAVVYGFGLLGLALVLAVIYNSLCNAAEARLNK; this is translated from the coding sequence ATGGGACACGGACCCGCCGTCAAGCTGGGCAAGGATAATGCCTCCAGCTACAAAACCAGGCTCGGCATCTGGATGTTCATCGCCTACACCCTCGTCTATGCCGGCTTCGTCGTCATCAACGCCACCCGTCCCCACCTGATGGAAGAGATCGTCTTTGGCCAGACCCTCGCGGTCGTCTACGGTTTCGGCCTGCTTGGCCTCGCCCTGGTGCTGGCTGTCATCTACAACTCGCTCTGCAATGCTGCAGAAGCGCGTCTGAACAAGTAA